Sequence from the Angustibacter luteus genome:
GACCTCGCGCGCCACCTTGCGCTCCATCACGAACGAGAAGAACGGGACGACGCCGGCCAGCATCACGCCGATCATCCTCGGCAGCGACCACTTCACCCGGAAGCCGAGGTCGGCGACCGTGATCACGTAGAGCAGGTAGAGGAATCCGTGGATCTGGCTCCACCAGATCAGCGAGTCGTTGTCGAAGCCGTAGTGCAGCACGACCTCGGCGACCAGCAGCAGCAGGCCGATGCCGACGATGACGGCCATGATCTTGAACCGGGTCAGGGCGGACCGGACCTTGGGGCTGAGGGGGTCGCTCACGCCCCGACCTTCTCACGCTGGTTCTCGGTGCGTTCGCGCTGGTCCTGGCGGACCATCTTCCACCAGAGCACGAGCGCGAAGCCGGCGAAGACCCACCACTGGACGGCGTACGCGGCGTTGCGCCAGGCGATGCCGTGCGGCTGCGGCTTGGGACGGGTGACCCGCTCCGGCTGGGCGCCGGCGCCCTCGGGCTGCTCCGCCGCGGCCACCAGGTACCCGTTGTAGATCGGTGAGCCCCACCGGTTGACCAGCTCGGCGGCGTCCAGCGCGGGCAGCTGCCCGGTCGGCAGGGCCGCCGCACCGTCGACCGGTGCATCATCTGGCTGAAGTGCACCCGTGACTTCCACCACACCGGACGGCGCGTTCGCGGGGTCGGCGGCCTCGTCGTCCGGGCTCGGCACCCACCCGCGGACGACGGGCAGCCAGGCCCCGGACGTCGTCCGCAGCGCCGCCACGACCCACCACCCGGACCGACCGTGCTGCAGCCGCTCGGTGACCAGCACCTGCTGGGCGGGGTCGTAGGTGCCGGTCGCCACGACGGCCCGGCCGTCCGCGGACG
This genomic interval carries:
- a CDS encoding DUF3817 domain-containing protein: MSDPLSPKVRSALTRFKIMAVIVGIGLLLLVAEVVLHYGFDNDSLIWWSQIHGFLYLLYVITVADLGFRVKWSLPRMIGVMLAGVVPFFSFVMERKVAREVEGSGADTLAG
- a CDS encoding SURF1 family protein, whose product is MLRTALQPRWLALLALVLVVCVAFGWLGSWQLGVARDKGARQAAREVTALPPAPLDDVLLAQQPFPTSADGRAVVATGTYDPAQQVLVTERLQHGRSGWWVVAALRTTSGAWLPVVRGWVPSPDDEAADPANAPSGVVEVTGALQPDDAPVDGAAALPTGQLPALDAAELVNRWGSPIYNGYLVAAAEQPEGAGAQPERVTRPKPQPHGIAWRNAAYAVQWWVFAGFALVLWWKMVRQDQRERTENQREKVGA